A stretch of the Acyrthosiphon pisum isolate AL4f chromosome A2, pea_aphid_22Mar2018_4r6ur, whole genome shotgun sequence genome encodes the following:
- the LOC100163791 gene encoding endoplasmic reticulum aminopeptidase 1 — MVEPEVEDVAFLTAINHYRDNQDMMHKSGIYEHTAVTACSRRTALIMAGTTLFLMFLCSVIIAYAGPQNDCPCIGEKPVFLPDDDGVNRSRSIIPIATNGDIFPWNNVRLPTFARPYSYHIRIHPNLTSLDVKGQVLINFRLVRDSDYIVFHSKNLTIVEKRVVNADNHEKIYEVSRMLEYSAGQQILLEFEETLSADHNYTLIIKYTTRLSRELEGFYISSYTTSKGERRYLATTHFEPTYARSAFPCFDEPQFKAKFRMSILRNRFHIALFNMPIKESMDDGLYMGVGLMRDDFEESVEMSTYLVAFVVCDYQYVHAQTLQGVAVRVYAPPELLSQTSFALSTATKVMDHYSDFFGVPYPLPKQDLIAIPDFGAGAMENWGLITYRETSILYDEKETSAVAHQWVAVVVAHELAHQWFGNLVTMCWWNDLWLNEGFASFLEYRGVDHVMPGWSMMAQFVLDKTQQGLKLDALSTSHPISVSVHDPVEIEAIFDSISYSKGAAILYMLEKFLGLETLRSGLNDYLNTHKYGNADTTDLWSVLSLHAKNTVQVRYIMDTWTCQMGFPVIKISRENSSSSNNAVSFTAMQSRFLLTSEIASKVKNRAAPSQYDYKWYVPLSFYTDITSYREQEVVWMNMTDVRFEVDPKVRWLKANVNQSGFYRVNYDDGLWNEIIGQLQLNHEVFSAADRASLIDDIFTLCRAGILNVTVPLELSKYLYKERDFVPWATALEHFENWSKFLSESSPYKLFLEYTKSLLGPVARSVGWDDQGTHLEKLMRSQILSAAIIYGIEDVVKEAKNRFEEWMYENKRIPPNLREVIYLAGIIYGDVKEWNFCWDKYNQSRVPSERQLLLTVLGASNDPWLLQKLLSTTLDSTKVKAQDVKMVFGVVASQGSQGQLLAWRHLKANWDNLQTLFGNGTFTLGGLITAVTSHFATEYDFKEVSDFFRYIDVGSGTRALEQSLEMIQLNVHWVNNNEAQIYDWLVKNSKTKNIKN, encoded by the exons ATTGCCCATGTATTGGTGAAAAGCCAGTGTTTTTACCCGACGATGACGGAGTCAATAGATCTCGATCAATTATACCGATCGCTACCAACGGAGATATATTTCCATGGAACAACGTGCGTTTGCCAACATTTGCCAGACCTTATAGTTACCACATTAGAATACATCCAAATTTAACCAGCTTAGATGTAAAAG GCCAAGTATTAATTAACTTCAGACTCGTTCGAGATTCTGACTACATAGTCTTTCATAGTAAAAATCTTACCATAGTTGAAAAA CGTGTAGTGAATGCTGACAATCACGAAAAGATTTACGAAGTGTCCAGAATGTTGGAATACTCTGCTGGCCAACAAATACTATTGGAGTTCGAAGAAACGTTGTCAGCCGACCATAATTACACGCTGATTATAAAATACACGACCAGGTTGAGCAGAGAGCTGGAAGgtttttatataagtagttaCACAACGAGCAAAGGTGAAAGAAG atatttggCAACGACTCATTTCGAACCGACGTACGCTCGTTCAGCGTTTCCTTGCTTCGACGAACCGCAGTTCAAAGCTAAATTTCGGATGTCGATCTTGAGGAACAGATTCCACATAGCACTGTTCAACATGCCGATCAAAGAGTCAATGGACGACGGGCTGTACATGGGAGTCGGACTG atGCGCGACGACTTTGAAGAATCTGTAGAAATGAGTACCTACCTCGTGGCATTTGTCGTTTGCGATTATCAATACGTACATGCGCAAACCTTACAAGGAGTCGCTGTTCGAGTATACGCTCCGCCTGAATTGTTATCCCAGACTTCGTTCGCTCTGAGTACTGCCACGAAAGTCATGGACCATTATTCGGATTTCTTCGGAGTTCCGTATCCACTACCGAAACAag ACCTGATCGCCATACCGGATTTCGGCGCCGGAGCAATGGAAAATTGGGGTTTGATCACGTACAGGGAGACTTCTATACTTTATGACGAAAAAGAAACTTCGGCAGTCGCCCATCAGTGGGTAGCCGTGGTGGTGGCCCACGAATTGGCGCACCAATGGTTCGGCAACTTGGTGACAATGTGTTGGTGGAACGACTTATGGCTGAACGAAGGTTTTGCCAGTTTCTTGGAATACCGCGGAGTTGACCACGTGATGCCTGGGTGGTCGATGATGGCTCAGTTCGTGTTAGACAAGACCCAGCAAGGATTGAAACTCGACGCGTTGTCCACCTCTCATCCGATCAGTGTTAGTGTACACGATCCGGTAGAAATCGAGGCCATATTCGATTCCATTTCGTACAGCAAA GGAGCAGCAATCTTATACATGTTAGAAAAATTTCTCGGACTGGAAACCTTACGAAGCGGACTGAACGATTACTTGAATACACACAAGTACGGAAATGCAGATACTACAGACCTGTGGAGCGTGCTGAGCTTACATGCTAAAAATACTGTACAAGTCAGA TACATAATGGATACTTGGACATGTCAGATGGGTTTCCCGGTGATCAAGATAAGCAGAGAAAACAGTTCATCTTCGAACAACGCAGTCTCGTTTACGGCAATGCAAAGTCGATTTCTTTTAACCTCAGAAATTGCCAGCAAGGTAAAGAATCGAGCCGCACCTTCTCAGTATGATTACAAGTGGTACGTACCGCTGAGCTTTTACACGGACATTACAAGTTATCGTGAACAAGAAGTTGTCTGGATGAACATGACTGATG tgaGATTCGAGGTCGATCCAAAGGTACGATGGTTGAAAGCCAACGTAAATCAGTCCGGATTTTACCGTGTTAATTACGACGATGGATTGTGGAACGAAATAATTGGACAACTTCAATTAAATCATGAGGTGTTCAGTGCAGCAGACAGGGCTTCTTTGATAGATGATATATTCACTTTATGTAGAGCAGGAATACTCAACGTGACTGTCCCTTTGGAACTGtccaaatatttgtataaagaaAGAGATTTTGTTCCATGGGCGACAGCTCTCGAACATTTTGAAAACTGGAGCAAGTTCTTATCAGAATCGTCAccatataaactttttttggaATATACGAAGAGTCTTCTTGGACCTGTGGCTCGATCCGTTGGATGGGACGACCAAGGAACTCATTTGGAAAA ATTAATGCGATCACAGATTTTGTCTGCGGCTATAATATATGGAATAGAAGATGTGGTAAAAGAAGCGAAAAATAGATTTGAGGAATGGATGTATGAAAACAAACGTATACCACCGAACTTGAGGGAAGTAATTTACTTGGCag GTATCATATATGGAGATGTCAAAGAATGGAATTTTTGTTGGGATAAATACAATCAAAGTCGTGTGCCAAGCGAACGTCAATTACTTCTTACAGTACTTGGCGCTTCTAATGATCCTTGGTTACTTCAAAA acttTTATCAACCACACTGGATAGCACAAAAGTTAAAGCACAGGatgtaaaaatggtttttggcGTGGTGGCTTCACAAGGATCACAAGGTCAGCTGCTGGCATGGCGTCATCTGAAAGCTAACTGGGATAATCTTCAAACACTTTTTGGAAATGGAACTTTCACATTGGGAGGTCTAATTACAGCGGTTACATCTCATTTTGCAACTGAATATGATTTCAAAGAAGTATCTGATTTCTTCCGCTATATAGATGTTGGTTCAGGTACCAGAGCTTTGGAACAAAGTTTGGAAATGATACAACTCAATGTGCATTGGGTTAATAATAATGAGGCCCAAATATATGATTGGCTGGTgaaaaactcaaaaacaaagaacattaaaaactga